A genomic stretch from Chaetodon auriga isolate fChaAug3 chromosome 17, fChaAug3.hap1, whole genome shotgun sequence includes:
- the LOC143335114 gene encoding serine/threonine-protein kinase Sgk1: MAVTEAGCDLTYCKMRGIVAVLTAFIKERKMGLNDFIQKLVSTPHICQHVEVNNFLKIDENQNEEVGNDELLESPMCLNSRSSLAEDTQIKPCDFDYLKIIGKGSFGKVLLARHKESTKYYAVKVLQKKIIMKKKEQKHIMAERSVLMKNIKHPFLVGLHYSFQTTDKLYFVLDYVNGGELFYHLQRERIFLEPRARFYAAEIASALGYLHSLHIVYRDLKPENILLDSQGHIVLTDFGLCKEGLEANGTTTTFCGTPEYLAPEVLQKQAYDRTVDWWCLGSVLYEMLYGLPPFYSRNTAEMYNNILHKSPVLKPNVSNAGRELLEGLLQKDRTKRLGVRDDFLELKYHSFFSPINWEDLMAKKITPPFIPSVSGPTDLRHFDPEFTHLPVSSSLCTDTPTVTSSVKEAAGAFPGFSYGPPADHSFM; encoded by the exons ATGGCTGTGACTGAGGCTGGATGCGACCTCACGTACTGCAAAATGAGGGGAATTGTCGCCGTTCTCACCG CTTTCAtcaaggagagaaaaatgggGCTGAATGACTTCATCCAGAAGCTGGTGTCTACCCCACATATCTGCCAACA tgtTGAGGTCAACAACTTCCTGAAGATTGATGAGAATCAAAACGAGGAGGTTGGAAATGACGAACTTCTTGAAAGTCCG ATGTGCCTAAATTCACGAAGTTCGCTGGCTGAGGACACTCA GATCAAACCCTGTGATTTTGACTACCTCAAAATCATCGGCAAAGGCAGCTTTGGAAAG GTTCTGCTGGCTCGACACAAGGAGTCCACCAAATACTATGCGGTCAAAGTGCTACAGAAGAAGATCatcatgaagaagaaagag CAAAAGCATATCATGGCTGAGCGCAGTGTGCTGATGAAGAACATCAAGCATCCCTTCCTGGTGGGGCTGCACTACTCCTTCCAGACGACTGACAAGCTGTACTTCGTCCTTGACTATGTCAACGGCGGAGAG ctgtTCTATCATCTCCAGAGGGAGAGGATCTTCCTGGAGCCCAGAGCCAGGTTCTACGCTGCTGAAATTGCAAGTGCACTTGGCTACCTCCACTCCCTGCACATTGTGTACAG GGACCTGAAGCCTGAGAACATCCTGTTAGACTCACAGGGCCACATTGTGCTCACAGACTTTGGTCTCTGCAAAGAAGGTCTTGAGGCCAACGGTACAACAACAACCTTCTGTGGAACGCCTGAG TATTTGGCCCCTGAGGTTCTCCAGAAGCAGGCGTACGACCGCACAGTTGACTGGTGGTGCCTGGGGTCGGTGCTCTATGAGATGCTCTATGGACTT CCGCCGTTCTACAGCCGCAACACCGCTGAGATGTACAACAACATCCTGCACAAGTCCCCTGTGCTCAAGCCCAACGTGTCAAATGCAGGGAGGGAACTGCTCGAGGGGCTCCTGCAGAAGGACCGCACCAAGAGGCTGGGAGTCAGGGATGACTTT CTTGAACTCAAGTACCATTCCTTCTTCTCCCCAATCAACTGGGAGGACCTGATGGCCAAGAAGATCACACCTCCCTTCATCCCCTCAGTG AGCGGTCCCACCGACCTCCGACACTTTGACCCCGAGTTCACCCACCTGCCTGTGTCCTCCTCGCTGTGCACTGACACCCCAACTGTGACCAGCAGCGTCAAGGAAGCAGCCGGAGCCTTTCCAGGCTTCTCTTACGGGCCTCCAGCTGATCACTCCTTTATGTGA